Proteins encoded by one window of Ascochyta rabiei chromosome 1, complete sequence:
- a CDS encoding Chromosome transmission fidelity protein 18 has translation MSSHSIGIPTSFDPAFLYSEYDLVQNAPSSISHSDDLEALQACILEDRAKKNVQGVVIQHQSWNLTDIFRSEGEQSIDTPLRNRTYLPIQRTSIDERPFPSSPPTFVMPLVSSPVAYPPSSSMPQATTPKKRKRSIDVRSPLNGAPKKETARRFGGFLDDSDNEDDVAALKEHSMKRIAVTSIRELPAAPEELAHCTLPASQDEIADAEDVPVEALDEYFDLQSQTKRLPLHTAPTYARSVHGSIARNSAGKTIYIPKKAKKEAISFEELIAARSEAVEGKARTSYYGIDIHSLIDEANAEDTAKAASQAQAFQNLTHQSIEQPASKTEKSNRTLMWTEKYRARKFTDLVGDERTHRSVLRWLKGWDSIVFPGSGRTKSRTVKKEFGEEEQKHRKILLLTGPPGLGKTTLAHVCARQAGYEVQEINASDERSRDVVKGRIRDMVGTENVRGISSNTANGKVRKAGKPVCVVVDEVDGVVGGSSSGGGEGGFVKALIDLINLDEKNSKMTGQQQATGSKTKKGDKFRLLRPLILICNDLYHPALRPLRQSSTAEIVRIRQPAMNMVVTRIQDIFSKEGFQCDSDGVRRLCEATWGVSTKKEGGTGSGTGEGDIRGVMVMAEWVAGRLKSTHDLRSSDRPHLTKKWIEDNFINDLKHGGGAARSLGRGGAKDVVDRVFKEGAGFPKQAETTDVRTAAARAKTGVVGVAEAAKRRAMDRLREMVDTSGDCDRIVADCFAAYPDKPFQDDTLLSKPSVAYEWLHFHDTLSSAVHSSQEWELFPYLSQTALAFHDLFASPRREASNPAADPDAQPLPFSGPGASFAAAEQFKASRAQLMGLQSSLSVPLTRLFRSPEEMATELIPYTLRMLSPDIKPVIVNTGPAGSRSSATAAVRKSSEKALVKKAVEAMAATGVRFERSRIEVDDAMNRSGGFVFRMEPPLDTLASFETLSSKKDDKVRYAVRSVLEMEWKKESARIDMENRKRRGGQESEEIVIPEEKDEDVAKKLEDANRRAVKRDFFGRIIKEKPLLEGEVRKKTKQEGDDDRIWVSFHEGFSNAVRKPITIDELFRGL, from the exons ATGAGTAGTCACTCTATCGGAATCCCCACATCTTTTGACCCTGCCTTCCTCTACTCCGAATACGACCTCGTACAGAACGCACCGAGTTCCATCTCCCACTCTGACGACCTAGAAGCATTGCAGGCGTGCATCCTAGAAGACAGGGCAAAGAAGAACGTGCAAGGCGTTGTCATACAGCATCAATCTTGGAACCTGACAGACATCTTCAGGAGTGAGGGTGAACAAAGCATTG ATACTCCCCTTAGAAATCGAACATATCTCCCCATCCAGCGCACATCCATCGACGAGCGTCCTTTTCCATCTTCGCCGCCCACCTTCGTCATGCCGCTTGTCTCCTCCCCAGTCGCATACCCGCCGAGCTCGTCGATGCCTCAGGCCACGACACCGAAGAAGAGAAAACGCTCGATCGATGTGCGCAGCCCACTGAATGGTGCGCCAAAAAAGGAGACTGCACGTAGATTTGGGGGCTTTTTGGACGATTCGGACAATGAAGATGACGTCGCAGCATTGAAGGAGCACTCGATGAAGAGGATAGCGGTCACTAGCATCAGAGAGCTGCCTGCAGCGCCAGAAGAACTTGCACACTGCACTCTACCTGCAAGCCAGGACGAGATCGCAGATGCGGAGGATGTACCGGTCGAAGCGCTTGACGAGTATTTTGACCTACAATCACAAACCAAGCGTCTCCCTCTCCACACTGCGCCCACATATGCGCGGTCGGTGCATGGTTCGATCGCACGAAATTCAGCAGGCAAAACGATCTACATACCAAAGAAGGCGAAGAAAGAGGCCATCTCTTTCGAGGAGTTGATCGCAGCGCGGTCTGAGGCTGTGGAAGGCAAGGCAAGGACAAGCTACTACGGCATAGACATTCACTCGTTAATCGATGAGGCCAATGCAGAAGACACTGCGAAGGCCGCCAGCCAAGCGCAAGCATTCCAAAATTTGACACACCAGTCAATTGAGCAGCCGGCTAGCAAGACCGAAAAAAGCAATCGTACGCTGATGTGGACTGAGAAGTATCGCGCACGCAAGTTCACAGATTTGGTGGGAGACGAGCGTACACACCGATCTGTTCTGCGATGGCTGAAGGGCTGGGACAGCATCGTGTTCCCCGGCTCTGGCAGGACCAAGTCGAGGACAGTGAAGAAAGAATTTGGAGAGGAAGAGCAGAAGCACCGCAAAATCCTGCTTCTGACAGGGCCGCCAGGACTCGGCAAGACGACTTTGGCGCATGTGTGTGCTAGACAAGCTGGCTATGAGGTCCAAGAGATCAATGCATCAGACGAGCGAAGTCGCGATGTGGTCAAGGGCCGCATTCGAGACATGGTCGGAACGGAGAATGTGCGTGGCATCAGCTCAAACACTGCGAATGGCAAAGTACGCAAAGCTGGCAAACCGGTCTGCGTGGTTGTGGATGAAGTGGACGGTGTGGttggcggcagcagcagcggcggtgGCGAAGGCGGTTTTGTCAAGGCATTGATTGATCTCATCAATCTGGACGAGAAGAACTCAAAGATGACTGGCCAACAACAGGCGACAGGCTCAAAGACGAAGAAAGGTGACAAGTTTCGGCTGCTGAGACCGCTCATTCTTATCTGCAATGATCTTTACCACCCTGCGTTACGACCCCTACGACAGTCATCGACTGCCGAAATTGTGCGCATTCGCCAGCCTGCCATGAACATGGTTGTTACGCGCATACAGGACATTTTCAGTAAAGAAGGCTTCCAGTGCGACTCTGACGGCGTGCGCAGACTTTGCGAGGCAACCTGGGGTGTCAGTACAAAGAAGGAGGGCGGCACAGGCAGTGGCACAGGCGAGGGCGACATTCGTGGTGTCATGGTAATGGCTGAGTGGGTAGCAGGGCGGCTGAAATCAACGCACGATCTGAGGTCCAGCGATCGACCACATCTGACGAAGAAGTGGATCGAAGATAACTTCATCAATGACCTGAAGCATGGAGGTGGAGCGGCTCGCAGCTTGGGCCGCGGTGGCGCGAAAGATGTCGTGGATCGCGTTTTCAAGGAAGGTGCTGGCTTTCCTAAGCAGGCTGAGACAACAGATGTGCGGACAGCGGCTGCTCGAGCAAAGACTGGcgttgttggtgttgctgAAGCAGCGAAGCGCCGCGCAATGGACCGACTTCGAGAGATGGTCGATACGAGCGGCGATTGCGACCGCATCGTGGCCG ACTGCTTTGCTGCCTATCCCGATAAGCCTTTCCAGGACGACACCCTCCTCAGCAAGCCTTCCGTCGCCTACGAATGGCTTCACTTCCACGACACTCTGTCCTCTGCTGTGCACAGTTCGCAAGAATGGGAGCTCTTCCCCTATCTTTCTCAGACTGCCCTCGCCTTCCACGACCTCTTCGCCTCGCCTCGACGCGAAGCCTCCAATCCAGCAGCCGACCCCGATgcccaacccctacccttctCTGGTCCTGGCGCAAGCTTCGCCGCAGCCGAACAATTCAAGGCCAGTCGCGCGCAACTCATGGGCCTGCAGTCATCCTTGAGTGTGCCACTCACCAGACTGTTCCGGAGCCCAGAGGAGATGGCGACAGAACTCATACCCTACACATTACGCATGCTGTCGCCCGATATCAAACCTGTCATCGTCAACACTGGTCCCGCTGGCTCGAGATCTAGCGCTACAGCGGCAGTGCGCAAATCGTCAGAGAAAGCTCTTGTCAAGAAAGCTGTCGAAGCCATGGCTGCAACAGGAGTGCGGTTCGAGCGAAGCAGGATTGAGGTTGATGATGCTATGAACAGAAGTGGGGGATTTGTGTTCCGCATGGAACCTCCACTCGACACACTCGCGTCTTTTGAGACACTAAGCAGCAAGAAAGACGACAAAGTGCGATATGCAGTACGTAGCGTTCTGGAGATGGAGTGGAAGAAAGAATCCGCACGAATCGATATGGAGAATCGAAAGCGACGAGGTGGGCAGGAGAGCGAGGAGATTGTGATACCCGAAGAGAAAGACGAAGACGTTGCGAAAAAGCTCGAAGACGCGAACAGAAGAGCGGTGAAGAGAGATTTTTTCGGCAGAATAATCAAGGAGAAGCCGCTCTTGGAGGGTGAGGTGAGGAAGAAGACGAAGCAGGAGGGCGATGACGACAGAATATGGGTCAGCTTCCACGAAGGATTCTCAAATGCGGTGAGAAAGCCGATCACGATTGACGAGCTGTTCAGGGGGCTCTAG
- a CDS encoding Acetyl-CoA C-acyltransferase gives MTERLKSIVAQMSPSTSGLSTITTKNPDDVVITLAIRTPLTKAGKGGFKDTKLDGLLVKTLKQVVAQSKLDPAVVEDICCGNVSDAKAAYYVRAAMLAAGFPNTTAGSSLNRFCSSGLKAVQDIANQIAVGAIECGVAMGAESMTSGGDRLERPFVDEILQNPEACDCMQPMGQTSENVGNDFNISRERQDRYAAESYRRAEVAQKAGWFDDEIAPIKTTIKDPKTGEEKEITLTKDEGIRYGTTFESLQKVKPAFLPHGDKSHAGNSSQLTDGAAAVILMKRSKAEALGQPILAKYVGATVAGLPPRIMGIGPSVAIPKLLSQFKLSLDDVDLIELNEAFASMAVYCLETLKIDHNKLNVRGGAIALGHPLGCTGARQIVTGLSECRRQKKKVLLTSMCIGTGMGMAGLFVNEQL, from the exons ATGACAGAACGTCTCAAGTCCATCGTTGCGCAGATGTCGCCCTCGACGAGCGGTCTGTCCACCAT CACCACCAAAAACCCCGACGACGTAGTCATCACCCTCGCCATCCGCACACCCCTCACAAAAGCCGGCAAGGGTGGCTTCAAGGACACGAAGCTCGACGGCCTCCTTGTCAAGACGCTCAAGCAGGTTGTCGCGCAGTCGAAGCTCGATCCTGCCGTCGTCGAAGACATCTGCTGCGGCAATGTCTCGGATGCAAAGGCTGCCTACTACGTTCGCGCCGCCATGCTCGCCGCTGGCTTCCCCAACACCACCGCCGGCTCCTCGCTTAACCGCTTCTGCTCGTCCGGCTTGAAGGCAGTACAGGATATTGCCAACCAGATCGCCGTCGGCGCCATCGAGTGCGGTGTCGCCATGGGCGCGGAAAGCATGACAAGCGGAGGCGACAGGCTCGAGCGTCCCTTTGTCGATGAGATTCTGCAGAACCCTGAGGCGTGTGACTGCATGCAGCCCATGGGCCAGACTTCTGAGAACGTCGGCAACGACTTCAACATCTCCCGCGAACGCCAGGACAGGTACGCCGCAGAGTCATACAGGCGCGCCGAGGTTGCGCAGAAGGCAGGCTGGTTCGATGACGAGATTGCGCCCATCAAGACCACCATCAAAGACCCCAAGACCggcgaggagaaggagatcACACTTACAAAGGACGAGGGCATTCGTTACGGCACAACGTTCGAGTCGCTGCAAAAGGTCAAGCCCGCCTTCCTGCCCCATGGCGACAAGTCCCACGCCGGCAACTCCTCACAATTGACCGACGGCGCCGCCGCGGTCATCTTGATGAAGCGCAGCAAAGCCGAAGCGCTTGGTCAGCCTATCCTCGCCAAGTACGTCGGTGCCACCGTTGCCGGTTTGCCCCCCAGGATCATGGGTATCGGCCCTTCTGTCGCCATTCCCAAGCTTCTCTCCCAGTTCAAGCTCTCGCTTGACGACGTTGACCTCATCGAGCTCAACGAGGCTTTTGCCAGTATGGCAGTGTACTGTCTGGAGACGCTGAAGATCGACCACAACAAGCTGAACGTCAGGGGAGGCGCCATCGCGCTGGGTCACCCTCTCGGCTGCACAGGTGCCAGGCAGATCGTCACAGGGCTGAGCGAGTGCAGgaggcagaagaagaaggttCTGCTTACCAGCATGTGCATTGGCACAGGCATGGGCATGGCCGGGTTGTTCGTCAACGAGCAGTTGTAG
- a CDS encoding Acetyltransferase (GNAT) domain — translation MSSTNPTVRHATRKDVPTILGLIQELADYEKASSSVEATVESLTRTLSHADPSDPDNPDKFSKGYAKTLLLTDPDGTIVGMALYFYNYSTWTGVPGIYLEDLFIKDAYRNKGYGTLLLSQLAKETLKVDGKRLEWSCLDWNEPSLSFYQSEKIGAAKKDEWVGLRVEGDKLDALAGSSAS, via the exons ATGTCTTCCACAAACCCCACCGTCCGTCACGCAACGCGCAAAG ACGTCCCCACAATCCTGGGCCTCATCCAAGAGCTCGCCGACTACGAAAAGGCCTCGTCGTCGGTCGAAGCCACGGTCGAATCCCTCACGCGCACCCTCTCCCATGCCGACCCCTCGGACCCCGACAACCCGGACAAATTCTCAAAGGGCTATGCGAAAACGCTGCTCCTCACCGACCCAGACGGCACCATCGTCGGCATGGCCCTCTACTTCTACAACTACAGCACCTGGACCGGCGTCCCTGGCATCTACCTCGAAGACCTCTTCATCAAGGACGCCTACCGCAACAAGGGCTATGGAACCCTCCTGCTTAGCCAGCTGGCCAAGGAGACGCTCAAGGTGGACGGCAAGCGACTCGAGTGGAGCTGTCTCGACTGGAACGAGCCCAGTCTGAGTTTCTACCAGAGCGAGAAAATAGGTGCCGCGAAGAAGGACGAGTGGGTTGGATTGAGGGTGGAGGGGGACAAGCTAGATGCGTTAGCTGGCTCGTCGGCGTCGTAG
- a CDS encoding transcriptional regulator swi6 produces the protein MHVGGAAVVGGGCRVGDVAQLARRATRARRRTRSAPQRTAGHRLPASQQQTTTTTTATLETRSATDCDRLTATDCARLRPAATRLRFFAGGSHSASLCPPPTVAHHPPSPTTVAHHRRPPPSPTTVAHRLAHAHQLAQTAHPAHPAHPAPHRTPAMQQVARSFPDPQPVYQQSPAHAPAPSPSHSHSALMAAPGFNRSFSDASGYAQQPHAQPHAQPHAQPHAHAHAHAQAQAHAHAHTHAHAHAMDKPQIYTAVYSGVSVYEMEVNRVAVMRRRSDGWLNATQILKVAGVDKGKRTKVLEKEILTGEHEKVQGGYGKYQGTWINYRRGREFCRQYGVEDLLRPLLDYDISAEGTQGHGLDTPTKEQAMAANRKRFYTQTIDARQPSQSLGGTFFSNISSTATSALAAMNKVARLHSPAPPRPASASQPRRSTTRPSQPPPLPSQDSFRTSSQHSIHSLASDRSFSAHNTHPHHSNNTHNTHNTHTDSAYATGADDTQEPPSKRLRDDSFSQHRPNAADDLLHDHGSPTEPSDSFYQHQTGHHISLPDGQVPSALPPLPFPDTKLNEEKQAMLTDLFADQTRTDFTNHPAILHLSGADLDMPIDNSSNTALHWAATLARVSLMRLLVSKGANMFRGSASGQTPLMSAVSVNNSLDHSCFPETLEILAPLIELRDTQGRTILHHIAVTCAIKGRAASSKYYLEALLEYLVRSNIGAHQIPSFLENSNYPKPIGLMRFMQEMVNARDKAGNTALNLAARIGNRNIISQLLEVQADPTIPNHKGTRPVDFGVGSDLHGDAADTALSAASPSKGKVPLSKVEETSREIQPLMNGILQSASMQFTQEARLKQDLIDQTNSTISTLSSLQKSEQSRLETLRSRLRQRQDRAKRIANLKRWLEPQRHMLAATNAATDLTQRRDVGYADAEGAGVLVQESDLPEEVRREGEHLIRQASGGPSYLSTPLSLPPAATLSPSLTSIPTVALRQRVEVYTQANASLLQRSRQLKDKDGQLEAMFRQVVCLCTNVQEDRIDEVLPSLVAALDSDPLDGVEVGRVREFLRKVEGVEA, from the exons ATGCACGTTGGCGGCGCAGCGGTGGTGGGTGGAGGGTGCCGTGTGGGCGACGTCGCGCAATTGGCTCGGCGGGCGACGCGTGCACGCCGCCGGACGCGAAGCGCTCCACAACGGACGGCTGGCCATCGACTCCCCGCATCGCAGCagcagacgacgacgacgacgacggcgacCCTCGAGACTCGAAGCGCGACCGACTGCGACCGACTGACTGCGACCGACTGCGCCCGACTGCGACCGGCTGCGACACGACTGCGCTTCTTCGCCGGCGGCAGCCACTCGGCCTCCCTCTGCCCACCACCCACCGTCGCCCACCACCCACCGTCGCCCACCACCGTCGCCCACCACCGTCGCCCACCACCGTCGCCCACCACCGTCGCCCACCGCCTCGCCCATGCGCACCAGCTAGCACAGACTGCACACCCGGCACACCCGGCACACCcggcaccgcaccgcacgcCCGCAATGCAGCAGGTCGCCCGCTCGTTTCCCGACCCGCAGCCCGTGTACCAGCAGTCGCCCGCCCACGCGCccgcgccctcgccctcgcactcgcactcggCCCTCATGGCCGCCCCCGGCTTCAACCGCTCCTTCTCCGACGCCAGCGGGTACGCGCAGCAGCCACACGCGCAGCCACACGCGCAGCCACACGCGCAGCCACACGcacacgcccacgcccacgcccaggCGCAAGCACACGCCcacgcacacacacacgcccacgcccacgccatGGACAAGCCGCAGATCTACACGGCCGTCTACTCGGGCGTCTCCGTCTACGAGATGGAGGTCAACCGCGTCGCCGTCATGCGCCGCCGCTCCGACGGCTGGCTCAATGCCACGCAGATCCTCAAGGTCGCCGGCGTCGACAAGGGCAAGCGCACAAAGGTGCTCGAGAAGGAGATCCTCACCGGCGAGCACGAAAAGGTCCAGGGCGGCTACGGCAAGTACCAGGGCACCTGGATCAACTACCGCCGCGGCCGCGAGTTCTGCCGCCAGTACGGCGTCGAGGACCTCCTGCGCCCGCTGCTCGACTACGACATCAGCGCAGAGGGCACCCAGGGCCACGGCCTTGACACCCCGACCAAGGAGCAGGCCATGGCCGCCAACCGCAAGCGCTTCTACACCCAGACCATCGACGCCCGTCAGCCCAGCCAGAGCCTCGGCGGCACCTTCTTCTCCAACATCTCCTCCACCGCCACCAGCGCCCTGGCCGCCATGAACAAGGTCGCCCGCCTCCACTCCCCGGCCCCGCCCCGCCCCGCCAGCGCCTCGCAGCCCCGCCGCTCCACCACCCGCCCCTCGCAGCCCCCGCCCCTCCCCAGCCAGGACTCGTTCCGCACCAGCAGCCAGCACAGCATCCACAGCCTGGCCTCGGACCGCAGCTTCAGCGCCCACAACACCCACCCCCACCACAGCAACAACACCCACAACACCCACAACACCCACACCGACTCGGCCTACGCCACCGGCGCCGATGACACCCAAGAGCCCCCCAGCAAGCGCCTGCGCGACGACTCCTTCTCGCAGCACCGCCCAAACGCCGCCGACGACCTGCTGCACGACCACGGCTCGCCCACCGAGCCCAGCGACTCCTTCTACCAGCACCAGACCGGCCACCACATCAGCCTCCCGGACGGCCAGGTCCCCAGCGCCCTGCCGCCCCTGCCCTTCCCCGACACCAAGCTCAACGAGGAGAAGCAGGCCATGCTGACCGACCTCTTCGCCGACCAGACCCGCACAGACTTCACCAACCACCCCGCCATACTGCACCTCTCCGGCGCAGACCTCGACATGCCCATCGACAACAGCTCCAACACGGCCCTGCACTGGGCCGCCACCCTGGCCCGCGTCTCCCTCATGCGCCTGCTCGTCTCCAAAGGCGCAAACATGTTCAGAGGGAGCGCCTCGGGCCAGACCCCGCTCATGAGCGCCGTCTCCGTCAACAACAGCCTCGACCATAGCTGCTTCCCAGAAACGCTCGAGATCCTCGCGCCGCTCATCGAGCTCCGCGACACCCAGGGCCGCACCATCCTGCACCACATCGCCGTCACGTGCGCCATCAAGGGCCGCGCCGCATCCAGCAAGTACTACCTCGAAGCCCTGCTCGAGTACCTCGTGCGCAGCAACATCGGCGCCCACCAGATCCCCTCTTTCCTCGAGAACAGCAACTACCCAAAGCCAATAGGGCTCATGAGGTTCATGCAAGAGATGGTCAACGCCCGCGACAAGGCGGGCAACACGGCCCTGAACCTCGCCGCCCGGATAGGAAACCGCAACATCATCTCGCAGCTCCTCGAGGTGCAGGCCGACCCCACCATCCCCAACCACAAAGGCACGCGGCCGGTTGATTTTGGCGTCGGCAGCGACCTGCACGGCGACGCCGCGGACACGGCGCTCTCTGCCGCCAGCCCGTCTAAAGGAAAGGTGCCGCTGAGCAAGGTGGAAGAAACAAGTCGGGAGATCCAGCCTC TCATGAACGGCATCCTCCAGTCCGCCTCGATGCAGTTCACGCAAGAAGCGCGCCTGAAGCAAGACCTGATCGACCAGACAAACTCCACCATCTCCACCCTCTCCTCGCTCCAGAAATCAGAACAGTCGCGCCTCGAAACCCTGCGGTCACGTCTGCGACAGCGCCAGGACCGCGCAAAACGCATCGCCAACCTCAAGCGCTGGCTCGAGCCGCAGCGGCACATGCTCGCCGCGACCAACGCCGCCACAGACCTGACGCAACGGCGGGACGTTGGGTACGCCGACGCCGAGGGCGCAGGAGTCCTCGTGCAGGAATCCGACCTCCCCGAAGAAGTCCGACGAGAAGGCGAGCACCTCATCCGGCAAGCCTCTGGCGGGCCGTCGTACCTCAGCACGCCCCTCTCGCTGCCTCCCGCGGCCACGCTCTCACCCTCACTCACCTCCATACCGACGGTTGCACTACGGCAGAGGGTCGAGGTTTACACGCAGGCCAACGCTTCTCTACTGCAACGCTCAAGACAGCTCAAGGACAAGGACGGGCAGCTCGAGGCCATGTTCCGCCAGGTGGTGTGTCTGTGCACCAACGTCCAGGAGGATCGGATCGACGAGGTGCTGCCCTCGTTGGTCGCCGCATTAGACAGCGATCCACTAGACGGGGTGGAGGTCGGGCGGGTACGTGAGTTCCTTAGGAAAGTAGAAGGCGTAGAAGCCTAA